The DNA window CGATCTGGAGCTGGGCGGCAAAGACCCGGCCTATGTGCGCACCGACGCCGATTTCGACCATGCGATCCCGCTGCTGGTCGAAGGGTGTTTTTCCAACTCCGGCCAGTCATGCTGCTCGGTCGAGCGCATCTATGTGGACCGGGCGATCCGCGACCGGTTCGTCGATGCGTTCGTCGCGGAGGCGGAGAAATGGACGATCGGGCACCCGCTGGACGGCAGGCCGATGGTCGGATCGGTGGTGGGGGCGCATGCCGCGGGCTTCATCCGCGGCCATTGCGACGAGGCGGAACGGTCCGGAGCGAAGCGGATCGCGCCCTATGCCGCCGCCGCCGCCGCGCTCGGCGAAGCCTATGTCGCGCCGCAGATCCTGCTGGACGTGGACCATTCGATGCCGGTCATGCGGGAAGAACTGTTCGGTCCTGTCGCGTGCATCCAGTCGGTGTCGGGAGACGATGAAGCGCTCGCGCTCATGAACGATACCGAGTTCGGCCTGACCGCGAGCGTATGGACGCAGGATATCGAGCGCGGCGCGGAGCTGCTGGACGAGGTCGATGTCGGCGCGGCCTTCATCAACCGCTGCGACCATGCCGACGCCTATCTGCCCTGGGGCGGGATCAAGATTTCCGGCATGGGGCGGATGAACGGCCGGGCGGGCCTGCTTTCCGCCACCGAAACGAAGTCCTATCACGTCCGGCACGTCGCCAACTGACGGCGACGCGGCGGGGGCGGGGATCAGGCCGCACCCGCCGCCGCCCGCACGGCGTCAGGCGGCGGGCAGGATGGCGCGCCGCAGAGCGCGCGCGATATGTGCCGCCAGCCGGGGCTGGAGCGCGGGATCGCCCGCAAGATCGTTGCGGATTTCCAGCGCGACATTGGCCAGCCCACGCTTCCGGCCATGCTGTTCCATCGTGTAGGTCACGAATTCCCTGGCCGAGTAGGGCTGGTTCGCGCCGATCTCCAGCCCGGCCATGTCGCCCAAATCCTGCAATGCCTGCATCAGCGACGCGCCGAGCGCATCGCACTCGTTCCACAGGACGCCCATGTGCCAGGGACGGCGCACGCCCTGCATTTCCGGGGTGAAGCTGTGGATCGGGACGATGGTGGGTGTGACGCCGCTCGCCAGATGGCGCTCGATCATGGCGCCGATCCTGTCGTGCAGGGGCGTGAAGGCGAGTGCCCTGCGCCGCTGCCGCTCCTCGGGCGTCAGGCCCATATTGCCGGGGACGGCGATCCCGTCGCTGATCGCGGGAATCGAATCGTCCCGGTCCGGATCGCGGTTGCAGTCGATGAAGAGTCGCGAATAGCGAGCGAGCACCGCACTCGCCCCGAGATCGTCCGCCAGCCTGCGCGCAATGTCCGCAGCGCCGATGTCCCAGCCGATATGTCTGGCGAGATCGTCATCCTGAAGCCCGAGCTTGCCCCAGCCCGGCGGAACGTGGGGACTTGCATGTTCGCAGATCAGCAGAATCGGGCAGCCTGCGCCATGGTCGATCACTTCCACGGCGTCATGCGGGTCGACGGTCATCGGGCGGAACCGCAGTGCGCCGGTCGCCGGGCGGGCATAGCCAAAGCATATCGCTCCGGACCAAATTCGCATAATGTCCCGTCGCTGCCCACGCCCGACCCCTTTCAAAATTAATTTGCTAAATCAGAAAATATTTCATAATTATGATATAATTCTCCCGATTATCAAGGTGGATCATGAATTTTGAGGGCAAGGTCGCTGTCGTTTCCGGTGCTGGCGGGGGAATGGGGCTGGCGCTGGGCGAGGCCTTGCTGGAGGCGGGCGCCAGCGTCCTGCTGATCGACGTGAAGCCGATGCCGGAGCTATTCTCCCGCTTTGGCGAGCGCGCCCTCTATCGGCAGATCGACCTGACCGATGTCGATGCGGTCCGTCAGGCTTTCGACCTGGTTCAGGAGCGTTTCGGAAGGCTCGATTATCTGGCCAATGTCGCCGGTGTCCTGTGGTTCGGCCGCGACAAGGGCGCGACCGAGATTGATCTGGACGACTGGGACGCCGTCATGACGATCAACCTCAAATCCATGGTGCATATGGTGAAGTTCGCCGTTCCGCTGATGGCGAAGTCGGGCGGCGGCAGCATGGTCCATATTTCCACCGTGCAGTTCCTGCGCGGCGATCTGCGCCCGCAGGACGCCTATCAGGCCTCGAAGGCGGGTGTGTGTGCGCTGTCCCGGTCGCTGGCGATCCAGCACGCGCATCAGGGCATACGTTCCAACACCGTTCTGCCCGGCGTCACCTGGACGCCGATGCAGGCGCGGTGGGAAGGCGACAGCAGGACGCAGGAACTGGTGGCGCAGGCCGTGCCGCTGGGCCGGATGGGCAGCCCGGCGGACATCGCCAATGCGTGCATGTTCCTGTTTTCCGATCAGGCGTCCTACATCACCGGGGTGGACCTGCCGGTCGATGGCGGCCTGCTCGTCAAGCCCGTCGCCTGAGGCATGATATCGGACGCGGGAAATAGCCTTCGACAATCGTGCCAGCCACGATATGCATCCATTGCACATGGAGCGGCTGCGAAATGAATGACAATGAAGCGCCTGCCGATGCGGTGCTGGCGCGCGGCAATATCGGCTGGGTTCAGTTGCTCGCGCTCGGCGTGTCCTACGCCATAGCGGGGGACTATGCCGCCTGGAACTACGGTCTGGGCACATCCGGCTGGGGCGGGCTGATGATCGCGGTCGGCGTCATGGCGATATTCTATCTCTGCCTCATGTTCTGCATGGCCGAACTGGCGGCGGCGATCCCGAGCGCGGGCGGCGGCTATGCTTTCGTGCGCAGGGCGTTCGGGCGCGCACCGGGTTTCGCGGTCGGTTTCTGCATCGCCATCGAATATGTGATGCTGACCGCTGTGATCGGCATATTCCTGTCGAGCTATTTTCAGGGGCTGACCGGGATGGGCGGCGTCTGGGTCATGGTCGCGGCCTATGCGATTTTTCTGTCGATGCACCTGCTGGGTGTTGGCGAAGCGCTGAAGGTGATGCTGGCGCTGGCGGCCATCGGCTTTGCGGGCATCGTCGTTTTCACCCTCTTCACCCTGCCGCATTTTTCCTTCGCGTCGCTGGTCGCGGGTGGCGGGCCGGTCCCGCCGGGCGCTTTCCCGTTCGGCCTGTCCGGTGTCGTTGCGGGGCTGCCTTTCGGCATGGCGTTCTTCCTTGCGGTCGAAGGGCTGCCGCTCGCGTCGGAGGAAGTGCGCGATCCGGTGAGGGACATGCCGATCGCGATGATCCTTGCGTGGGCGACGCTGCTCCTCCTCGGAGTCGTCCTGCTCTTCGCGGCGCCGGGGGCCACCGGCACCGCTCCACTGCTGCGGACGGACAGCCCGCTGATCGTGGCGATGAACGCCGTCCGGGTGCCGCCTGTGGTGATGCTGCTGGTCAACGTCGCCGGGCTGGTCGCGATTTCCGCCAGCTTCTTCTCGACGATCTACGCCTATTCGCGCCAGCTTTTCGCGCTGTCGCGGGCGGGATATCTGCCGCGCTTCCTGTCGCATACCAACCGCCGCCATGCGCCGTGGGCCGCGCTGCTGTTTCCCGGTGTCGTCGCCTTTGCGCTCAGCGCATGGTGGAGCGCGGAGCCGGCGCTGCTCGTCGGGGTCTTCTGCGCCACGCTGTCCTATCTCTGCATGCTGGCCGCGTTCATCTATCTGCGCGTGACGCAGCCGGAGATGCCGCGGCCCTACCGCGCGTTCGGCGGCGCGGTGACGGTGGCTGTGGCGCTAGTCCTGGCGGCAGGCGCGTTCCTGTCGAGCTTCCTCGCGGCGCCGCTGTGGTCGCTGATCGCCGCTGGCCTCATCGGTCTGGGGCTGGTCTATTACGGTCTCTACGCGCGTCATCATCTCACCCACTCGGTCGACGACCGGCTGATGGGAGAGGGCGCGGACTGAACGACCGGTTTTCCCCACGCGCTGCCCCGCCGATACCGGTGCTTGTGTTGGCGGGTGGCACGGGTTAGCCTCGCAAGTCGAGGGGACTGCGGTCGGCGGCGTGGGGAGAGGAGATAGAGTGCGACAGGATGAGGTCAGGGACTTTCCCCGATCTCCCTTTCACGGAGGAATCTTGCCATGGAGATCATGCGGGACAGTCACTCGGAACGGGCCGTCGAGCAGGCGCTGCAATTCGGAAGCCAGATCGTCGGCGCGAGCAGCGCCTGCCTCGTCTGGCTGGAGGATAATTACGAGTTCTCCATTGCCGACGAATATAACATGCCGACCGATTTCCTGGCGCGCTATCCCAAGGAGCTGCGCGGGATCGACCCGCTGAACACGCTGGCGCTGACGATGCGCGGCGCGCGCACCGAAATGCTCTACCATGACGAAATCCGCGCGTCGGATTCATGGACCGAATATGTCAGCAGCATTAGCCAGTATAATTTCGGCGACGAGATGGACATGCTGCTGTGGAGCGCCGGTCGGCCCATTGCCGGACTCGCGATGTTCAGGCCGCCGCGCGCCTCTCCCTTCCAGAACGAACATCTCAACTGGGACGGCATTCACGCGCATCTTCAGCATACGATCCAGATGCACTGGCGGGTGCGCGATGAACGGGTGCGGCGGATTCTGAGTTCGCGCTGCGGATTGCAGCCCAGAGAAATCGAACTGGCCCAGATATTGGTGCAGGGCGCGAGCAACGCCGATATTGCCGACATCATGAACATATCGGTGTCGACGGTCAAAACCCATGTCGTCAACATATTGAACAAGATCGGCCTGCACAGCCGCGCCGAAATTGCGGCCTATATCAACTACCTCCAGTTCGAATAACGCAGACGGCCCTATCGCGGTTCGCAGACCGGCGTTTCGCGCAGTGCGCCGTCGCCGCCAGATCAATCTTAAGATGGATTGATGGCCGGTGGATTCGATCTAGCATCGCCAAAATGAGATCGCCTCACCGAACCGCATCCGTGCGGGAAGGGGCGTGCTGCGCCGATTGTTCTTCGGTGAAGGACAGGGCCGATGCTGTAATCTCTTCAATGAATATGGCGGCCAACGTGCCGGAGTTATTCAAGAATATAAGCAGGAAGCAGGCGGAATAGATTTAATATTTAAGGGGGTAGACAATGGAACATGGTTCAGCCGGAAGATCCCGGTCCAGATTATCGTCTTTGCGTTCCGTTTCCATGCTGGTGCTGATCGGCGCTGCCTGTTCCGGCGGCGCGGCTCTGGCCCAGACCGCCGCCTCGCCGTCTTCGGCCGATACGGCGCGGGATAGCGACGCGATCGTCGTGACCGCGCAGAAGCGCAGCCAGGCGGCGCAGGATGTCGGCATCTCGCTCAGCGCCTACAGCGGCGAGTCGCTTGCCCGGCAGGGCGTCATTTCGATGACCGACATTGCAAGGCTGTCGCCCAGCGTCGGAACGTCGGGCAGCTTCGCGGGTCAGAACATCACCTATTCGATCCGGGGCGTCGCCCAGCAGGATTTCCAGCCGCATTCGGAATCCCCCGTCGCCGTCTACATCGACGATGGCTATGTCGCGGCGAACAACGCGGCGGGCATCGGCATTCTGGACATTGAGCGGGTCGAGATACTGAAGGGGCCGCAGGGCACCCTGTTCGGACGCAACGCGACCGGCGGTCTGGTCAATATCGTCACCCGCAAGCCGACGAAGGATCTGTCGGCATTCGGGCAGATCACCTACGGTTCCTATAACGATATTCGGGTCGAAGCGGGCGTCGGCGGGCCGATTGCGGAAAATGTGCAGGCGCGCATCGCGGGCGCCTATCAGCATACCGATGGCTGGGTGAAGAATATCTCCCCCACCGGCGGCAGGCTGGGCGGCAAGGAATCGGTCGCGCTGCGCGGGCATCTGGCGATGCAGCCGAGCGAGGCGGTCGATCTGCTGCTGACGGGCTATTACAGCAATGTCGACCAGAGCTGGGCGCCCTATTTCATGATCTCGACGCGCAGCACGCTGGAGAATGGCATCCCCAATTCGGTGATCGTGCCGACCGCGAGCGGCCTTGGCGATCCGCCGTCCGACATCAAGGGGCGCACGGTCGATTCCAACCATGCCGTGTCGCGCGGCGCCTATAACCGCATCTACGGCGGCACGTTCAAGGCGACGGCGGACCTTGGCTTTGCCGATTTCATCTCCGTCAGCGATTACAAGGTCGTCAAATATAAGGCGCTGCTGGACGACGATGCCAGCCCGTCCGACCTGCTCGACACGATCATCACGGCGAAGGTGAAGAATTATTCCGAAGAAGCCCGGCTCGAAAAGAAGATCGGCAATCTGAACCTGACCGGCGGCGTCTATTATCTGCATATCGATTCGCAGACGGTCGATCTGGAGCGGCTGTTCGCCCCGCTCGGCAATCTTCAGGTGTCGTCGCCCTTCCGCCTGCTCACCAACAGCTATTCCGCGTTCGTGCAGGGCGAAGTGGAGGTTGCGCCCAAGGTCACGCTGATCGGCGGTTTCCGGGCGACGCGGGAGAAGAAGTCCTTCACCTACGACGCGTTCGCGCAGACGCTGGACGGTGCGCCGCTGGCTCTGGCGCGCAGCTATGAGGGCAAGTCCGCGCAGTGGCTCTATTCGTGGAAGGCGCAGGCGGAATATCGGCCCAATTCCGACATTCTGCTCTACGCCGGATATAATCGCGGCGTGAAGGCCGGGAGCTTCAATGCGCCCTTCGCCGGTGGCGGCACCCCCGCCGACCCCGAGGTTCCCTACAAGCCCGAAAAGCTCGACGCGTTCGAGATCGGGGCCAAGACCAGTTTCCTGAACGGTCTGGGAACGCTGAACGGATCGGTCTTCTATTATGATTACACCGATTATCAGTCGTTCAAGTTCGTCAATTTCTCCAGCGTCGTGGCCAATAATGCGGCGACGATCAAAGGGGCCGAGTTCGACCTGCATCTGCGGCCGGCTTCGGGTTTCGAACTGACCGCGGGCATGAGCTATATCGACGCCACGGTGAAGGGCGTGACCGTTTCCAACGCGCTGGGCGTGGCGGTGCTTTCACGAAAGCCGCCCTACACGAGCAAGTGGCAGGGCAATGTCGCGGCCAATTACGTCATTCCGGTCGGCGGCGGCGAACTCAGCCTCAACGCCAATGCGCAATATCGCAGCAGCTTCTTCTTCTCGCTGACCAATTTCGATGCGACGAAGGTGAAGTCCTACGCTCTGGTCGGTGCGCGGATCGGCTGGACCACGCCGGATGGCGCATGGGACTTCGCCATTCTGGGCAAGAACCTGTTCGACAAGCGATACAAGACGGTGGGCTTCGACCTGTCCGACTTTGGCGGCCTGAGCCAGGTCGGCATCGGCGAACCGCGCTGGATCGGCGGGTCCATCACCTACAAGCTGGGGAGATAGGGCCGCCTCCGAACAAAGGGGGGCCGGACGGCGCAAGACGGCGGACATGACAACCGCTCGATTGCGCCGTCCACAGGGTCGCATTTCATATCGGACAATTTGGCGCAGATGCTGCACGGGAAGAGTGGATAATGGGATACAAGATTTCCGTTGATACCGGCGGGACGTTTACGGATGTGATCGTATGCGACCCGGACGGTAAACAGCATATCGGCAAGGCGCTTACCACCTATGGGCGCGTGTTCGACGGGATGAGCGAGGCCATCGCTTCGGTGGGGCAGACGCTGGGCATGGAAATGTCCGACCTGCTGTCGAAGACCGAGCTTTTCATCTACGGGACGACCCGCGCCACCAACGCGATCGTGACCCGCAATGTCGCCAAGACCGCGTTCCTGACGACCCAGGGTTTCCCCGATACGCTGGTCCTCAAGGAAGGGGGCAAGCGCGACGGTTATGATTACACCAAACGCTATCCCGATCCCTATATCCCGCGGCGCTACACGTTCGAGATACCCGAACGGATCGACGCGCAGGGCAGCATCGTGCGCCCGCTGGACGAGGATGCGGTCATCGGGACGCTCAACCTTCTGCGCGAGCGGGAGTTCGGGGCGGTCGCGGTCTGTCTGCTCTGGTCGGTCGTCAATCCGGCGCATGAAGTGGCGCTGGGCCGCCTTATCAAGGAACATCTTCCCGGCGTGCCCTTCACGCTGTCGCACCGGCTTTCCCCGGTGGTGCGCGAATATCGCCGCGCGTCGGCGACCGCCATCGACGCGTCATTGAAGCCGCTGATGCAGCGCCATTTCCGCGATTTCGACGCGGATCTGCGGGCCGCAGGCTATACGAAGGAACTGCTGGTTTCGACCAGCATCGGCGGCGTGATGACGATTGATCAGGTCATCAACGCGCCGATCAACACCGCCAAGTCCGGCCCGTCGATGGCGCCGGTCGCGGGCATCGCCTATTCGCGCGCCGAGGGGCTGGGCGACAGCATGATCGTCTGCGACACGGGCGGCACGACCTTCGATGTCGGTCTCTCGCGCGACGGAGATCTGGTCTACAGCCGGGACACCTGGCTGGGTGGCGAGTGGGAAGGCGACATATTGGGCATCTCGTCCGTCGACATCCGCTCGATTGGCGCGGGCGGCGGGTCGATCGCGTGGATCGACGGCGGCGGGCTTCTGCGCGTCGGGCCGCAATCGGCTGGGTCGGAGCCGGGACCGGCATGCTATGGCCGGGGCGGCCAGTTGCCCACCGTGTCCGATGCGGCGTGCGTGCTGGGCTATTTCAACCCCGATAATTTCCTGGGCGGCCGTATGCAGCTCGACGTCGAAGCGGCCCGCGCCGCCATCGCGACGGTCGCGGGGCAGATGGGCGTGACGGCCGAAGAAGCGGCCTGGGGCATTCTGCTGCTGGCCAGCGACCATATGGTGAAGGCCATTCACGAGATCACCATATCGCAGGGCATCAATCCGCTGGAATGCACGATCGTGGCGGGCGGGGGCGCTGCGGGGATCAACATCCTCAAGATCGCCGCCGAACTGGGCGCGAGCAAGGTCGTGCTGCCGAGCGTGGCTTCGGCGCTTTCGGCGTCGGGCATGCAGTTCGCCGACATCGTCATCGAAGAGACGGCATCGGTCATCGCCTTTTCCGACCGGTTCGATTTCGTCGCGGTCAACGATGTGCTGAGCGATCTGGATGCGCGGCTGCGGACAGCGCACGCGCGGATCAACCGGGGCGGCAAGAGCGATGTGCGCATCGAGTTTGTCGCCGAAAGCCGATACCGGTCGCAGGTCTGGGAACTGGACACCGTGGTCCCCTCCCAGCGCTTCACCGGTCCCGACGATCTCGAACGCTTCGTCGAGGCGTTTCACCGGCAGCATGAGCGGGTGCTGGGCATCCGCGATGACGGCTCCGCAATCGAGATCATCAGCATTCGCGGGCGATTGACCGTCGTGCTCGACAAGCCGGCGTCATCGACGTCGCAGACCGGCCTGTCCCCGGTTGCGGTGGAAGCGGGAAGGCGGCAATGCTATTTCGGAGGGCAGGCGGTCGACACCCCGATCTTCGACGGGGTGACGCTGGCCGCCGGGATGACGATTCCCGGCCCGGCGATCATCGAGGAGCCGACGACGACCGTCGTCATCTTCCCGGACATGACGGCGCAGGTCAGCGCCGCCGGCAATTATATCCTGCACACCTGCTGAGCGAAGGATCGACCATGGATCAAGAAACCGCAAAGGGCGCCAATTCCATCCTGACCGCCGTGCTTGCCAATCGGGTCGACGGCATCGTGCGCGAGATGACCAACACCCTCCTGCGCGCGGGCCGGTCCGCCGTCATCAATGTGGCGCGCGACTTTTCCTGCGCGATCTGCACCGCCGACGATGAACTGTTCGCCTGCGTCCAGGGGCTACCGGTGCATGTGTTCGGCGTTCACAAACAGGCGCGCGCGATGCGTGAGGCGCATCCCGATCTGGCGGAAGGCGACGCCTTTCTCGACAATGATCC is part of the Sphingobium amiense genome and encodes:
- a CDS encoding hydantoinase/oxoprolinase family protein, with the protein product MGYKISVDTGGTFTDVIVCDPDGKQHIGKALTTYGRVFDGMSEAIASVGQTLGMEMSDLLSKTELFIYGTTRATNAIVTRNVAKTAFLTTQGFPDTLVLKEGGKRDGYDYTKRYPDPYIPRRYTFEIPERIDAQGSIVRPLDEDAVIGTLNLLREREFGAVAVCLLWSVVNPAHEVALGRLIKEHLPGVPFTLSHRLSPVVREYRRASATAIDASLKPLMQRHFRDFDADLRAAGYTKELLVSTSIGGVMTIDQVINAPINTAKSGPSMAPVAGIAYSRAEGLGDSMIVCDTGGTTFDVGLSRDGDLVYSRDTWLGGEWEGDILGISSVDIRSIGAGGGSIAWIDGGGLLRVGPQSAGSEPGPACYGRGGQLPTVSDAACVLGYFNPDNFLGGRMQLDVEAARAAIATVAGQMGVTAEEAAWGILLLASDHMVKAIHEITISQGINPLECTIVAGGGAAGINILKIAAELGASKVVLPSVASALSASGMQFADIVIEETASVIAFSDRFDFVAVNDVLSDLDARLRTAHARINRGGKSDVRIEFVAESRYRSQVWELDTVVPSQRFTGPDDLERFVEAFHRQHERVLGIRDDGSAIEIISIRGRLTVVLDKPASSTSQTGLSPVAVEAGRRQCYFGGQAVDTPIFDGVTLAAGMTIPGPAIIEEPTTTVVIFPDMTAQVSAAGNYILHTC
- a CDS encoding SDR family NAD(P)-dependent oxidoreductase: MNFEGKVAVVSGAGGGMGLALGEALLEAGASVLLIDVKPMPELFSRFGERALYRQIDLTDVDAVRQAFDLVQERFGRLDYLANVAGVLWFGRDKGATEIDLDDWDAVMTINLKSMVHMVKFAVPLMAKSGGGSMVHISTVQFLRGDLRPQDAYQASKAGVCALSRSLAIQHAHQGIRSNTVLPGVTWTPMQARWEGDSRTQELVAQAVPLGRMGSPADIANACMFLFSDQASYITGVDLPVDGGLLVKPVA
- a CDS encoding aldehyde dehydrogenase family protein, coding for MTQISPNMFRVISPVDGSEYAVRQYADAETLDRTIANAQKALIQWRRTPLAERVAIVLRFGEEMKARAPALAEAIAHQIGRPLWQCDETPRLVQIGEVLSGLADDVFQPVAYPSDGQVTRYTRATTGGIHFSICAWNYPTAMIGYLVTAPLIAGNVVILKHSPQTPVTAEIADEAFRAAGGPAGVLQVVHMDHASAERLIGSGIFKKVNFIGSVGGGRKVHAATAGTFTEVDLELGGKDPAYVRTDADFDHAIPLLVEGCFSNSGQSCCSVERIYVDRAIRDRFVDAFVAEAEKWTIGHPLDGRPMVGSVVGAHAAGFIRGHCDEAERSGAKRIAPYAAAAAALGEAYVAPQILLDVDHSMPVMREELFGPVACIQSVSGDDEALALMNDTEFGLTASVWTQDIERGAELLDEVDVGAAFINRCDHADAYLPWGGIKISGMGRMNGRAGLLSATETKSYHVRHVAN
- a CDS encoding helix-turn-helix transcriptional regulator, which encodes MEIMRDSHSERAVEQALQFGSQIVGASSACLVWLEDNYEFSIADEYNMPTDFLARYPKELRGIDPLNTLALTMRGARTEMLYHDEIRASDSWTEYVSSISQYNFGDEMDMLLWSAGRPIAGLAMFRPPRASPFQNEHLNWDGIHAHLQHTIQMHWRVRDERVRRILSSRCGLQPREIELAQILVQGASNADIADIMNISVSTVKTHVVNILNKIGLHSRAEIAAYINYLQFE
- a CDS encoding N-formylglutamate amidohydrolase — encoded protein: MRIWSGAICFGYARPATGALRFRPMTVDPHDAVEVIDHGAGCPILLICEHASPHVPPGWGKLGLQDDDLARHIGWDIGAADIARRLADDLGASAVLARYSRLFIDCNRDPDRDDSIPAISDGIAVPGNMGLTPEERQRRRALAFTPLHDRIGAMIERHLASGVTPTIVPIHSFTPEMQGVRRPWHMGVLWNECDALGASLMQALQDLGDMAGLEIGANQPYSAREFVTYTMEQHGRKRGLANVALEIRNDLAGDPALQPRLAAHIARALRRAILPAA
- a CDS encoding TonB-dependent receptor is translated as MLVLIGAACSGGAALAQTAASPSSADTARDSDAIVVTAQKRSQAAQDVGISLSAYSGESLARQGVISMTDIARLSPSVGTSGSFAGQNITYSIRGVAQQDFQPHSESPVAVYIDDGYVAANNAAGIGILDIERVEILKGPQGTLFGRNATGGLVNIVTRKPTKDLSAFGQITYGSYNDIRVEAGVGGPIAENVQARIAGAYQHTDGWVKNISPTGGRLGGKESVALRGHLAMQPSEAVDLLLTGYYSNVDQSWAPYFMISTRSTLENGIPNSVIVPTASGLGDPPSDIKGRTVDSNHAVSRGAYNRIYGGTFKATADLGFADFISVSDYKVVKYKALLDDDASPSDLLDTIITAKVKNYSEEARLEKKIGNLNLTGGVYYLHIDSQTVDLERLFAPLGNLQVSSPFRLLTNSYSAFVQGEVEVAPKVTLIGGFRATREKKSFTYDAFAQTLDGAPLALARSYEGKSAQWLYSWKAQAEYRPNSDILLYAGYNRGVKAGSFNAPFAGGGTPADPEVPYKPEKLDAFEIGAKTSFLNGLGTLNGSVFYYDYTDYQSFKFVNFSSVVANNAATIKGAEFDLHLRPASGFELTAGMSYIDATVKGVTVSNALGVAVLSRKPPYTSKWQGNVAANYVIPVGGGELSLNANAQYRSSFFFSLTNFDATKVKSYALVGARIGWTTPDGAWDFAILGKNLFDKRYKTVGFDLSDFGGLSQVGIGEPRWIGGSITYKLGR
- a CDS encoding amino acid permease, with amino-acid sequence MNDNEAPADAVLARGNIGWVQLLALGVSYAIAGDYAAWNYGLGTSGWGGLMIAVGVMAIFYLCLMFCMAELAAAIPSAGGGYAFVRRAFGRAPGFAVGFCIAIEYVMLTAVIGIFLSSYFQGLTGMGGVWVMVAAYAIFLSMHLLGVGEALKVMLALAAIGFAGIVVFTLFTLPHFSFASLVAGGGPVPPGAFPFGLSGVVAGLPFGMAFFLAVEGLPLASEEVRDPVRDMPIAMILAWATLLLLGVVLLFAAPGATGTAPLLRTDSPLIVAMNAVRVPPVVMLLVNVAGLVAISASFFSTIYAYSRQLFALSRAGYLPRFLSHTNRRHAPWAALLFPGVVAFALSAWWSAEPALLVGVFCATLSYLCMLAAFIYLRVTQPEMPRPYRAFGGAVTVAVALVLAAGAFLSSFLAAPLWSLIAAGLIGLGLVYYGLYARHHLTHSVDDRLMGEGAD